The following DNA comes from Castanea sativa cultivar Marrone di Chiusa Pesio chromosome 10, ASM4071231v1.
ACCTTTCTTCTAATGATGATAGAGATGACAGTTACAGGCCCAAGTCGAGGACTCCCCCTAGTGAGTCTTTCTTGTGTGATAAGGATCACCATCATGGGCATAGAAATAAGAACCCATCTCACAAAGGTCTAGAAAACgacgctatgagtagggcgttgaactaaatttttaaatcacCTTTCACACGCAGAATTGAGGGAGGAAAACTCCCTCGGAGGTTTACTCAGCCAACATTTACCATTTACAATGGTCAAACAAACcttgtggagcatgtgagccactttaactaGAGAATGACTGTTCACGCCAAGAATGAGgccttgatgtgcaaggtgttcTCATCCAGTTTGGGGCCTGTGGTGATGAGATGATTTGATGGCCTGGGAGAAGGttctatttattcttttaaagAGCTTACTTAGGCGTTCGAATCTCGTTTTGTTAGCAGAGTCCCTTGGCCCTTGGACTTTTTGTTGTCCATGACTATGTGAGAGGGAGATACCCTGAAAACATACTCTGATAGATATTGCtagatgttcaatgaaattgatgggaattttgatgatgtggccataaggactttcaaggtcAACTTTCCTGCTGAGCATGatttgagaaagtctttgacaaGGAAGCTTATTAGGAGTGTGCGTCAGCTCATAGATCATATTGACAAGTATAAGCGGGTCGAGGaggatcaacaacaaggaaagggAAAAGCTAGGGTGATCCCCCAAGAtcggagggatttcaggtcagatACGTATAATAACAACTGACCTCGGAAGGATTTTGCTGGGCATTCTGGCTCAACTGCTACTCAAGCGGTTAGCACTATATTCCGAGAACCCGTGCACTAGATTTTAGGGAAAATTAAGAACGAGCCATACTTTAGGTGACCAAATAAGATGGGGGGAGACCCCACGAAACACAACCAGAGCTTTCATTGCCAATACCACCAGGAACAAGGGCACACTACCGAGGATTGCAGGACTTTGTGGAGtcatttggagcaattggttaaGATGGGAAAGTTGAAACAATTCCTGTATCAGCCCAATGGGTAAGGCAGTCAAGCGGGGGCGGGAACGTAGAGAGATGCTCATTCAAGGCCCCTATTGGGCACAATCAGTGTTATTCTTGCTGCCCCAGGGAGAACCAGTTCCTTTCTATCCCAAGAGATGTCCATAGATCGCCCATTTGTCGGGGACTTAACTCTTGATTTGAAGAGGAGCAAAATTGGTGTTCGACCAGCTTTGAGCTTCTCTGATGAAGACAAGGTTGGGACCTcacaaccacatgatgatgccttggtggttACCCTTAGAATATGGGgatatgatgtgaagagggtactagttgatcaaggcagcgggGCAGAGtgttaggaacctagaggttCCCAATGGAGATGGGTATGAATTGTAGGGGGATTGATTTGAATTGTaaggaaattgacttaattcgaggtagtcaccctccatagagaaagagagagattaagagagagagagagagatgcactaatgcaccaagaagttggtttattcttcaattgatatctcatattggattacaatcatgtatttataggagattagctctaatctcattggcccacatggcctcaccctattggttctattattccccatgtgcattaataatttcaacatgtgctaaatgtgattaacattggttctattattccccatgtgtattaataattccaacatgtgctaaatgtgattaacatgcttggaactgtaactaattaactaactaactaaatctcaatacaacaattattattcaTATGCTTATAACATTCCTAACACAGAGATAATGTACCTTGATTTGTATAAAGGGCTTAGGTTGAGGCCCAAAGACCTGACCTGCTATGATTCCCctttggtgggttttgatgggaAGACCGTTATCCCAAAAGGCCAGATCAGGCTACCTGTACAGTCAGGATCAAAGGTGGTaaaggtagatttcattgtagtGGATGCTTACTCCTTTTACACTGCCATAGTAGCCAGACCCTGGCTTCATGCCATGAGGGCCGTTTCTTCCACCCTACACTTGAAGGTGAAGTATCCGTTTAGGGATCAACTTGAGGAGCTGGTAGGGAGCCAATCTATGGTCAGACAGTGCTTGGTGGCTGCAATTAGACATTAGAATGGAGGTGAGTCCTCGGCCTGTGTTGTGCAGGGTTTGTAGCAATCAAGAGTGCCGGTGTTGTCTACGGACACGGTAATAGAGGGGGCAAAGTGTGAggaaatagaaattttttttattagtgatgATGAAGAGAAGTTTTTCCAGGTCGGAGTTCAGTTTCCTCCTTGGGAGAGAGAAGCgttgataatttttcttagaaaaaatattgatgtgtttgcatgaAATGCTTACGAGGCTCCTGGAGTGGATCTAAGTTTAATATGCCATCACTTAAACGTTAATCCATTTGTCATCCCCAAAAAGCAACCTCCTCGATGCTTATTTAAGGAACACTCTGATGCTGTCAAggaggaagtgctcaagctTAAGCAGACTGGGGCCATAAAAGAGGTGTTTTATCCCGAGTGGTTGGCTAACACCGtagtgatgaagaagaaaaatgggaagtggagagtatgtttGAACTTTACGAATATAAATAAAGCTTGCCCAAAAGATTATTTCCACATGGCTCGGATAGACCAATTAGTGGATGCAACTGTAGACCATTCTCGAATAAGCTTTTTAGACGCCTTTCAAGGCTATCATCAGATGCCGTTGGCATTACACGATCAGGAAAAGACTGCTTTTGTTACACCCACTGGGAATTACCACTACAgagtgatgccctttggattgaaaaatgcagggtCTACTTACCAGagaatgatgactaggatgtttgagcctCAGTTAGGAAAAAACATGGAGATTTATatagatgacatggtggtgaaaagtaaagtaaGGTTTGAGCATACAAATGATCTCGGGAGTATTTTTGTGATAATAAGGAAACATAAGTTGCACCTTAATGCTTTTAATTGTTCTTTTGGCATTAGCTCTGGCAAATTTTTGGGTTATATGGTTGCCCATCACAGAATTGAAGTTGACCCTAATCAAATTAGAGCAATTAACAATCTACAGCCCCCTTGGAATCCCAAAGAAGTCCAGAGGTTGATTGGAATGACTGTTGCTATGAAGCGATTCAtctctcggtccgcggacagatgtaGACCCTTCTTCTAGTTGTtgcataagtggaagggatttgaatgaaCTGAAGAATGCACCTTGGCCTTCCAGTAGTTAAAAGAATATCTTTCTTGGCCACCAATTATGTCCAAACTCGAGGAGGTTCTATTTGTCTACATTGCTGTAGCCTTTCATGCAGTAAGTTTAGTACTGATACGGGTTGATGATGGGGTGTAGAGACCAGTTTATTACGTAATCAAATCATTGCATGAGGTAGAGGTTCGTTCTTTACCATTGGAAAAGGCTATCCTGGCAGTGGTACATGCTACATGGAAGCTCCCTCATTACTTCCAGGTTTACATCGTTGTGGTTCTAGCCCAACTCCCTCTTCAATTACTGCTTCGAAAAGCTAATTACACAAGGAGGATTGTAAAATGGGGAACAATCCTAGGACCTTTTGATATTAAGTACATGCCTCGCACCTTTAtaaagggccaggtccttgcagatttggtggctGAGTTTGCTGAGCCTTTGTTAGAAGAAAATGGTGAAAGACAGAATAttgatgaaaaatcagttgggatgGTCTCTATACAGGAACCTCTAGCTTGGAAGTTATATGTTGATGGTGCATCAAATCAAAGAGGAACTGGAGTGGGGCTAGTTGTAGTGTCCCTTGAGAAAATCATCattgaaaaatccttaaggttaGGCTTCTCGATCATGAACAATGAGGTTGAGTATGATGCCTTGTTGGTGGGAATGGCTATGGTTCAAAAGATGGGAGGAAAAAACATTGGACGTAGATTGGTTGTAGGCCAAGTAAAGGGAGAACTAAAAGCCAGGGATTTGAGAATGTAAGAATACCTGAACCAGGTTAAGCACTTGCAACCAGGTTTTAACTCTTTTTTCCTTATAGCAAATCCCTAGAAGCAGAAATACGAATGCTGATTTTCTTGCCACCCTCGCGACCTCCTCGGCATAGAGTTTGCCTCGAGTTATCTTGGTTGATGATCTATGTAGACCCACTGAGATGAAAGAGGAGAAGGTCCATATTCATCAGATTAGAGTcagacctagttggatggatcctattgtgTTGTTTCTTAAGGATGGCATCTTACCTGAGGAGAAAGGGGAAGCTGATAAAGTGAGGAGAAAAGCTCCTTGTTTCTGGTTGTTTGAGGATCAAAAGTTATACAACTGCTCTTTTTCTGGGCTCTATTTGCTATGCGTCCATCCTAAGACAATGGAACCATTCTtagaagagttacacgaagagatttgtggaagtcatataGGGGGCAAATCACTGTCTCACAGGGCCCTTAttcaagggtattggtggcaaGATATGCAAAGGGAAGCACAAGAATAcgtgaagaagtgtgaccaatgtcagagaTTTACTCCGAATATTCATCAACTAGGGGGTGTCCTCAATCCTCTATCTaatccttggccttttgctcaatggggcttggatattgtgGGGCCCTTCCCTAGGGCAGTTGGAAATAAGATATGGTTGTTGGTCGACactgattactttaccaagtgagTTGAAGCTGAGCCACTAGCAAATATCAGGGATGTGGATACCAAgaaatttgtctggaaaaatattgtcactcaGTTTGGGATCCCACATACACTTATCCCGAACAATGGGCTTCAGTTTGACAGCAAAACTTTCAGGAGGTACTGTTGTGAATTGGTCATTAAGAATAGGTACTTCTCTCCGACTTATTCACAGGGGAATAGACAGGCCGAGACTGTCAATAAGTTCAGAGTaaatggactcaagaagagaCTATATGATACAAAGAGTAAATGGGTGGAAGAGATGCCATACGTTCTTTGGACATATCAAACTACCCATCGTAGATCAATAGGGGAGACAccattttcaatgacttatggggccgaggctgTGATTCCTTTAGAGACTGGATTCACAATGTTGAGGACAAGTTTGTTCACTCTAGATAGCAATGACAACCTACTAGAAAGGAGCCTAGACTTAACTATAGAACGGAGGAAAATCGCTATGGTTCAATTAGCATACTATCAGCAAAAACTCAAACAGGGGTATGACTCAAGTGTGAGGTTAAGACTGTTAGCCCCTGGAGATCTGGTATTAAGGAAGGTTGTGGGTGCTGCAAAAAACCCAGCATAGGGAAAGTTagggcccaattgggaagggtCATACTGTATCACCTCGGTAACTGGTATATGGGCTTATTTCCtagaaaatttagatgaaaatgcaATACCACGTCATTGGAATGTAAAAAATttgcgaaggtattattattaatgaaacgTAACTTTGATGTTATGTGTTgtgtttattatttgtttaagtacCAAACAGAACTTTGGTCATACCTAgctcttcggaccacatacattaggtaaattgatattccttattatttatttgagtatcaaccagaaccttggtcattccgggctcctcggaccacataccttgggtaaattgatatcccttattatttgtttaagtatcaaacagaattttggtcatgcttggcttctcggaccacataaCTTGGGTAAACTGATATTCCTTATTACCTGTTTCagtatcaaacaaaaccttggtcttgcctggctccttggaccatataccttgggtaaattgatattatttattattcatttgaatatcaaacagaaccttggtcatgtctggctcctcgaaccacataccttgggaaaattgatataccttattatttgtttaaatatcaaacagaatattggtcatgcctggctccccggaccacgtaccttgagTGAATTGATATTCCTTATTATCtatttaagtattaaacagaaccatgGTCATGTCTGGTTctttggaccacataccttgggtaaattaatgctcTTTAAGCAATCATTTagatgttaaacaaaacctcggTCATGTTGGGTTCCTTGGGCCatatgccttgggtaaattaacactatTCAGTAGCTCCCTaggtgttaaacagaaccatggGCACGATTGATTCTTCGGACTGTATGCTATGGGTAAACTAACATCTATCACTGTTGTAATATTCTGTCAAATAGATGAGCAAGGAAAACTGCAAGCAACTGCATGGTCTACTATCATCCAAGGTTAAAAGGAAAGGCCTAAAACACCTATTGTCAGGTTAATAACTTAGTCCGAGCATATGAAGGTATGTCTTTTAagttaaaatcatattttattgaAGATTGCAGCTTTGGAAAGCTTGGCTTGATCTGTGGTTGATTATGTAAATTGATGCAGTTATACCATCACTTGAACAGATGATTGCTGAAGTCAAGGATATACGCAGATTTTAAGTCAGATGCCGTTATATCCCATTCTTATGTCAATAAAGTGTAAAACAAAGTATAGGTTATGTTAGGATTTGCACAAGTACCAcatgtataatagaaaattccGAACTGTCATTAAGGTAAAGCCTTGAAGAAGGGGCAAAGTAAGtacaactttaaaaataaaaactacattTTCATAAAAACAAAGGACCTATACACTTTAACCTAAGCCTTATTTGATCTTCAGGGGAGGGTTGTCATTTCCTAGGGCCTTGGTGGGCTTGGCAGTTTCAGCTACTGTGGAGGCTAGACCTTTGCCTTGGAGTCCTCCTTGGCAGGTATGGGAAGAGTATCTAGAACAATCTCAAGCTTCTGAGAGGCTTCTTCACCCTTAGAAGGGTCCTTGGGTGCAACTAGGGGTTTAGTAGCTTTAAGGACTGCTCCTTTGGTtgtatatttttcctttttagccACCTTAGCTTATTCTGCTTCCTTTGGAGGGCTGTTGGAAAAGGGGAGGACCTTGGCGGGGCTGTCCTTATCATCATCTGCCCCTTTAGCAACAATGTCAGCCTGGGGATCCGAGGAGCTTGAAGCACAGATCGTTGGAGGATAGTACACATTCTCTGCTCTCTTAAGGGTAGAGGAGACCTCAACCCTGGCCTGATTGAgggcctcattccacacttggagtcAGTATGTTCTACACACCCCCGAGACCTCAGCCCTGAGTGCTTCCTTGGTCTCTGCGACCCCCACTTCATAGCCATCCTGTTCGGCATGGTCCCTAGCCTTCTCAGCCTCCTCCAACTTCTTCTTCAGGACCACAATCTGCTCCCTGGCTGCAGACAACTGGTCCTCGGTTTGGCGGAGCTATTTGTGTTGACTCTTCGCCTACCTCTTAGCTCCTTCCAGGACAGCCTCGGCGCTCTTTTTGTCTCAGGTTAGCCTTTGTTAGTTTGTTGTTTAACTCttgaatcctttttttttgctacattGAAGGCGTCTACAGTAGGGATGCGCCTACTCTCCTCCTCCTTTATCTGCTTGTATGAGCTGTTCACCAGCTTCTTAGCCCTACGTGCAGCTTGGATAGCCTTTCAAGGATAAAATACAATAGTTAGAAAAACCAAttacaaatttaagtaaaagaTAGCCATGTGAAAGACTTATCAGGGCAAGGTCCCTCTTAAGACTAAGAAACATCTCGTTTTCTTCATTAACCTAAGGTCGACCATGTCTCCGAGCAAAAGAAGGGTTTGCTCCATAACATTGGCCACATATTCAGCCTTCCTATGTTGGAAGTCCCTTATGGAGGCACTTGTTGGAAGGGGAGCTCCGTCCAGCACTAGAGGGGGGGTTCCAAGTTAGTACCTTGACTTGGTGATCAAGCCCCTTTTCCACCATGGACCGTTCGCTTGAGGATCGGGTATGGGCAGTTTTGGCTGACTTGCCTCCCCTCTGGAGCTCAGCCTCCTTGGAGGGAAGGGCCCTTCCTTCCTCCGCcatctcttttcccttttggtATCTCTTCCTCTTATTATTAGCAGGATTAGGTTGGGAAGCCTGAGTAGAGGGAAGGGTGGGGGCCTTGGTTTGAATGGCCTTTTCAGGCACATTACCCCCAACATGGGACTTAAGCAGGTCCAATAAACTTGATCTACTTTTATGTTGTATCACCATGGCATCAGGGACGGTGAAATCTTCTTGAGTATGGCCTACTTGAGCTGGAGGAAGATGATTGAGGTCAGCAATAGAAGGTTCTGAAGGCAGAGGTTGGTTAAAAATCTCGAAATCATCCTCGGGATCCTGAGATTTCAactactttttcttcttcttcttccttaatAGTTTCTTGGGAAGAAGCTGCTTCTTCCTTGGCTGTACGCAGAAAAGGCAGCTCTACCTGTTGTGCACCCTCTGGAACGGGGCTGGTGATGAGGAAACCAGGGACTGCAATATTAATTTGGTGCAAGAGCAGGTCTCTCGCCTTGATCACGCACTTGGGTGCCTAGAAACTAGACGAGAGTGGGTTGTAGTCAAGGATAAGGTGGGTTGCTCTTAATTGCCCTTCGGTGTGGACAAAGATTTCGGCTTTGAGTATCTTCGTCAGGTTAGGCTCGTTGACAAGGTTCAGGTTTGGAATAGTAGCACGTTTATATGAAAATTCACCAAAACCAAAAGTGTTGTTAGGAAATGGTGCAGATAAAGTAATTAAAGAGACCacttgtaaataaaaataaaggaaataaaCATGGAAACATTAGTAATGAAGGGGTTATTGTTAGAACAATGAACCTAAACCTAAGTACCCCACCTGGTGTACCTTCTCGTGTTGGACAATGAAGTCCATCATGCCATTCCCCTGAGATGATTAAGTAATCCTTGTCCATACCCTTGTTGGGCTTAGGGAGGGAGACACAATATCAACCTAACCTTGGGAACTCTGGTTTTCAGATAATACCCCTGCCCTGTTAGTTTGTGAAGGTTGTAAATCCAGTTGACATCATGATGGGATAGGTTTACATTCATTCTCTCATTAAGGGTGTCTACACTACCtaaaatcctaaacatgttgGGGGCGCACTGGGCGGGGGAAAGCCTATGAGCTATTAGGTAATCCATAATTACTCTACCCATAGGGATTCTCATCTCTCCCTTTATAAAAGCAATCATAGGGATTACAACTTCTCCCTCCTGCCTTTGGGCATGCCATTCCCCCTGTTTACAGTACCTAATCGAAACCCCTGGTGGGATTCGATATTGAGCTTTGAAGCTTTCTATACCCTTTGGGGGTGTCTACTAGGTAAGCAAATCTACCCATGTTTAAGAGAAGTTGGAAGTGGAAGGAAGGCGAGAAGAAATTAAGGGAGCCGAGGAGGAAAGGACTTTAGATatagaaaatagaagagaaaataaatgagAATACTGAAAAGACTTATGAAAGAGGAGAAGGTTTCCTCGGACTGGTTCTTGATATATAAGAGTGCAAAAGGTGAAGCGAACGAGGTCTTCAAGCAATATATGTATTAGAGGGAAAGGCAGGCGGGAGAACTCCCACCCAAGTTCCAACAAAATCCTTGGCCGTTGGATCTTCATCGTACCATAGAACGTGGGGGACATGGATCCGTAGAAATTTAATACAGGTGCTTCCTGGATGCCGAAGCGTCAGAAGCGTGCTTTGGGCAGTCGAAAAGACACCTGCATAAACAAAGGTAGCATATGAGAAGAGTAGAATAATTATTGTAATATCgaaatcctcttttttttttcgaggagcaaaagaggagaatttcgaggggctattgtagggatgaCAGACCCAGAAATGTATATTGGGCCGTGGACCCTGTCCGAGTACACTTAATAGTCCGAAGACGGGTAAATGTTATCGTGGAAATGCACATTAGTGAATGAAGAAAGTTGTTTGGTCATAAAGTTCCAGGAAGGAGGTCCGAGGACAAATGCCACCTCGACTTAACGGAGCAGAGGTCAGAAGGGTGGACATGCCATCAAGAGCAACGTTCTGGGCAGTTCTTCTAGTAAGGATAAGCATCAAGAAATGATAAGACAATGGGAAAGcaagaaatatctaagggaaagttgctgccaccgcattgaatgctctgtattTAACTCTCTGGCCGCAACAATGTGGAAGTGATACCTAAACGATGTGTATATTGTGTAGCCGAGGAAGACTTCCtttgcataaaacttgtttttCTTGGCTTTCCTACCATCTTCAATTCCTTGTGAATATTGTGTAGTTCATTGAAGCCTAGTTTTTagcccactctttacaaattcattgtattggacttCTTGGGCCTTAATCCATTTACCTTTTTGGCCCAGGGTACAAATCCGCCCCTACAGAAATAATTATCTATTACAATGAAGATAACAttgcaataatttaatttgactTATTTTGGTCAATTGTTTGCAATTTATTGTAATAAGATTCATGAAGTAATACGCTATACTTACAAAATTATTTGTTGCAAAAATCTATTacctcaaattttattgcaacatCTTATATGACGGTATCAACTATTGCAATGACTTTAATGTtatttcaatgatttttttcGTTGCAATAAACATTTATAACTAATATGCTTAGACatgattttgttattatttcgTATACCATATATGAATTGCACATTCATGACAAGGGTTCCAATGGTGATACGTTACACATTCATAACTAATATGGTTAGACACgattttatgaaataaaaatcacaaaaaatgataatttttgcATGATTACatgttaattataattataaaaaaatggttgcaattaatatcattctttacagaaaattaaaaatacattgTTTGTTATACGTAGTTTTGTACACTATTGAATTCCAAAAAAGTGGATTGCTCTGTGCACATATTTTGATTTGGCTTTACCATGACAAAAAAATATCCTTCACCAGCTGACATTGATAAAGACATATCGGCAAAAATtccaaacaaaaacacataCTCTATTGCATATGAAGCCATAACTCAATTCATGATGCATGGACCGTGTGGTGTAGCAAATAAAGCTCAGCATTTACAATAAATGACTCTTGCCCTAAAATAATTCCAAagaatttttacaaaaaggaGACAATTGATGTTAATGGATATCCAAGTTATAGAAGAAGAGATGATGGAAGATTTGTACAAAA
Coding sequences within:
- the LOC142612320 gene encoding uncharacterized protein LOC142612320 — translated: MYLDLYKGLRLRPKDLTCYDSPLVGFDGKTVIPKGQIRLPVQSGSKVVKVDFIVVDAYSFYTAIVARPWLHAMRAVSSTLHLKVKYPFRDQLEELVGSQSMQPPRCLFKEHSDAVKEEVLKLKQTGAIKEVFYPEWLANTVVMKKKNGKWRVCLNFTNINKACPKDYFHMARIDQLVDATVDHSRISFLDAFQGYHQMPLALHDQEKTAFVTPTGNYHYRVMPFGLKNAGSTYQRMMTRMFEPQLGKNMEIYIDDMVVKSKVSSGKFLGYMVAHHRIEVDPNQIRAINNLQPPWNPKEVQRLIGMTRPVYYVIKSLHEVEVRSLPLEKAILAVVHATWKLPHYFQVYIVVVLAQLPLQLLLRKANYTRRIVKWGTILGPFDIKYMPRTFIKGQVLADLVAEFAEPLLEENGERQNIDEKSVGMVSIQEPLAWKLYVDGASNQRGTGVGLVVVSLEKIIIEKSLRLGFSIMNNEVEYDALLVGMAMVQKMGGKNIGRRLVVGQVKGELKARDLRM